In Vicinamibacteria bacterium, a single genomic region encodes these proteins:
- a CDS encoding PIN domain-containing protein: protein MTARYLVDKSALARMLHDSVRVRLAPIIEAGEAASCAIVDLEVLFSAPNYADHLEIRRRRELAYERVPVNEDVFDRATDIQAELARTGRHRIPIPDLLIAAASESAGLVVLHYDG, encoded by the coding sequence TTGACGGCACGCTACCTCGTCGATAAGAGCGCCCTCGCCAGAATGCTCCACGATTCGGTCCGAGTGCGGCTCGCTCCAATTATCGAAGCGGGTGAGGCGGCCAGCTGCGCGATCGTCGATCTCGAGGTGCTTTTCAGCGCTCCAAACTACGCCGACCATCTTGAGATTCGTCGGCGCCGAGAATTGGCCTATGAGCGGGTTCCTGTGAACGAGGACGTTTTCGATCGCGCGACCGATATTCAAGCGGAGCTCGCACGAACCGGGCGCCATCGGATCCCGATTCCCGATCTTCTAATCGCCGCAGCATCGGAGTCGGCGGGTTTGGTCGTCCTGCACTACGACGGTGA